Proteins from one Coffea arabica cultivar ET-39 chromosome 8c, Coffea Arabica ET-39 HiFi, whole genome shotgun sequence genomic window:
- the LOC113705893 gene encoding 5-epi-aristolochene synthase-like: protein MASPQTAEVVRQLAGFLENIWADCMTTFTLDKQGYETYTKEIELLKVEVMNMLLATGTTMMQKLDFIDKIERLGISYHFEDEIQNQLEQLFNLSTNLGRYLEYDLSTAALQFRLFRQYGFNISCGIFNQFVDPNGKFKDSLYSDLRGLLNLYEAAEVKAHQDKILKEVLAFTTTYLTPEILHMGSSILAKQVKHALEKPFHKGIPRYEAYCYISMYEEDECNNKLLLRLAKLDYHLSQMLNKQDLYEILRWGKELDILSKVPYARDRFVECYFWDVGTIYEPRHSLARMTLAKAIAIAGIIDNTYDAYGTLELKILTEAVERWDGNGIEQLSDYLKTSYMILLNFNKELEEDLSKKQSTCVFDKYIEEVWHHVANELYFL, encoded by the exons ATGGCCTCACCTCAAACTGCTGAAGTTGTCCGGCAATTGGCAGGCTTTCTTGAAAACATTTGGGCTGATTGTATGACAACGTTTACTCTTGATAAGCAG GGATATGAAACGTACACCAAAGAGATTGAACTTTTGAAGGTGGAAGTGATGAACATGCTTCTGGCAACAGGAACAACCATGATGCAAAAATTGGATTTCATTGACAAAATAGAACGACTCGGTATCTCGTATCACTTTGAGGATGAGATTCAAAATCAACTAGAACAGCTTTTCAATCTATCTACCAACTTGGGAAGGTATCTAGAATATGATTTATCTACTGCAGCACTTCAGTTTCGACTTTTCAGGCAATATGGTTTTAATATCTCTTGTG GAATTTTCAACCAATTCGTTGATCCTAATGGTAAGTTCAAGGACTCCTTATACAGCGACTTAAGAGGTCTCCTAAATCTATATGAAGCTGCTGAGGTCAAGGCACATCaagacaaaattttaaaagaagttcTTGCTTTCACAACCACCTACTTGACACCTGAAATTCTCCATATGGGTTCTAGTATTCTTGCAAAACAAGTGAAACATGCCCTTGAGAAGCCATTCCATAAGGGCATACCAAGATATGAGGCTTATTGTTACATCTCCATGTACGAGGAAGATGAATGTAATAACAAACTACTATTACGGCTCGCCAAATTGGATTATCACTTGTCGCAGATGCTGAATAAACAAGACCTTTATGAGATATTAAG GTGGGGAAAGGAACTGGACATCCTATCAAAAGTTCCATATGCAAGGGACAGATTTGTGGAATGCTACTTTTGGGATGTTGGAACCATTTATGAACCTCGGCACTCTCTTGCTCGAATGACTTTGGCAAAAGCAATAGCCATTGCTGGAATAATTGACAATACGTATGATGCTTATGGCACTCTTGAACTCAAAATATTAACGGAAGCTGTGGAAAG ATGGGATGGAAATGGAATTGAGCAGCTCTCAGACTACTTGAAGACTTCTTATATGATACTTTTGAATTTTAATAAGGAGCTTGAGGAAGATTTATCAAAAAAACAAAGTACCTGTGTGTTTGACAAGTATATAGAAGAAGTATGGCACCACGTTGCTAATGAACTATATTTCTTGTAG
- the LOC113705892 gene encoding uncharacterized protein, giving the protein MVEWVHSILLKNRSFWAAKIPNVTSWVWRKILQTRGLAQPFIRHIVGNGNNISFWFDTWHPLGPLYKRFTGNLLYSFGCKPHALVSEIIVDGRWRWPVGRKATAEVKRFKEATPECLVPLTMFEDQVVWNGSSSRVFNAKNAVKKLRGSREEVTWAKLV; this is encoded by the coding sequence ATGGTAGAGTGGGTGCATAGCATCCTTTTAAAGAACCGGTCTTTTTGGGCTGCAAAGATTCCAAATGTTACCTCTTGGGTTTGGAGGAAGATCTTACAGACTAGAGGCTTGGCTCAACCTTTCATCAGGCATATTGTTGGGAATGGAAATAATATTAGTTTCTGGTTTGATACATGGCATCCCCTTGGGCCATTGTATAAAAGATTTACGGGCAACTTACTATACAGCTTTGGATGCAAACCACATGCTCTTGTATCAGAAATTATAGTGGATGGGAGGTGGAGATGGCCTGTAGGCAGGAAAGCAACAGCAGAAGTTAAGAGGTTCAAGGAAGCTACACCAGAGTGCCTTGTTCCTTTGACAATGTTTGAGGATCAAGTTGTGTGGAATGGGAGTTCTTCTAGAGTTTTCAATGCAAAAAATGCCGTGAAGAAGCTTCGTGGATCAAGAGAGGAAGTAACTTGGGCAAAACTAGTTTAG